The DNA segment GATCAGCAAGATGAACGCGAAGAGACTCGGGGTGTTGATGCCGAACGGCAAGGCCGTGACATCGTCTCGCCCAGTCTTCAGCATGAGTTGCCGCGCCTGCCAGGCATAAAACAGATTGCCGATCAGAATCGAAATCGCCGCGCCCGGCAATATCCGTCCGGTAATCAGCTCCGACGGCAACCCACTCACCACTTTACACAATACAGCAATCAGCATGAGCTGAAGCAGATTGTCGATGAACAGCCCAAAGAAGCCATCGAGATCACTGCGGACGAACCAGGGAGGAGCTGTGGGTGTTGGGGGTTGGAGATGAGGGGTTGGATTCGTTGCTATTGCCATCGGGGCAGGAGTGTAACGTTTGGCGAGGAAATGGTCGAGGACCGTGGAGGGCAATGGCATTAAGAGCCTATCCGAATAATCAATGTCGCCCGCTGCTGTCATTCTGAGCGCAGCGAAGAATCTTGCTCTAACTGTTAAAGGAAAGATGTCTCGTTCCACTCGACATGACACATTATTTTTTTGCAAATACGCCCGTAGGCGACTCTACGCTGCAATTCGGTCCCTAGGCTCGAACACGTCCACGTAGGCGAAGACCAACTCTTGAAACTCGGGGTTCTCTAGGTGGTGTTCCACGGATTGCCGCTCTGGTAGAGCTTGCCCAACCTCTTGATAGGCTTCCAGATTGATCCGAATGGCTTCACTCGCCGCTTGCTTTGCCGCTTCGATGGTGTCTCCGTAGGTCACGATTGCGAGATCCGGAACTTGCACGGCAAATCCAGCTTCGGTTTGTTCCAGCATAATCAGATAGCGCATCATTTGACCTCTGCACCGTCTAACGCGCCAGCACCA comes from the Deltaproteobacteria bacterium genome and includes:
- a CDS encoding type II toxin-antitoxin system HicB family antitoxin; the encoded protein is MMRYLIMLEQTEAGFAVQVPDLAIVTYGDTIEAAKQAASEAIRINLEAYQEVGQALPERQSVEHHLENPEFQELVFAYVDVFEPRDRIAA